A region of the Romboutsia hominis genome:
TTAGCTAACATAAAAAATGCGGATAAGATATATGTGTTAAATAAAGGGTATATAGCTGAAAGTGGAAATCATGAGGAATTAATGAACAATAATTCAGTATATGCGAATCTATATACTAATCAAGAAAACTTAGAAAATATATATAAAGAAGATATAGTTAGGGAGGTGGCTATAAGTGAATAATGAAAGAAAAAGATTGTCAGGTAGTAAAATAATGCTTAGACTTATAAAAATACTAAAGCCACTAGTACCTGTAATGATGATAACAATAAGTTTTGGTGTATTAGGATTTTTAGCGGCTATAGCAATAACTACATTTGGAGCAGTTGCTATGGGAGATATTATAGGTCTTGATATGGGTTATACTTTTAAAAATGCAGTAAAAGTAATAATAGTATGTGCAGTACTTAGAGGTATATTAAGGTATATAGAACAATACTCAGGTCATTATATAGCATTTAAAATACTTGCTATACTAAGAGACAAGGTATATAAAGCTTTAAGAAAGTTAGCACCAGCTAAGCTTGAAAGTAAAGAAAAAGGAAATTTAATATCAGTTATAACTAGTGATATAGAATTACTTGAAGTATTTTATGCTCATACAATAGCACCAATAGTTATAGCTATAATTACATCATCAATAATAGCATTATTTTTATATAATATAAATCCATACTTTGGGATTATAGGATTAGTTTTTTATGTAATAGTAGGATACATAATACCAGTTTTATCTTCTAAATTAGGAAGTGAAGCAGGACTTGATTATAGAAATGAATTTGGGCAAGCTAATAGTTTTTTACTTGATTCATTAAGAGGTATAAAAGAAATATTATTATTTGGTCAAGGCGATAATAGACTAAACTCAATAAATAAAAATAGTGATAAATTAAATGAAAAAATGAAAGTTATAAAAAGTCATGAAGGTTTAATAAGAGCTTTAACTGATATAACTATAATGATAGCAATACTTATAACTCTTTACGTAGGTGTTGAATTATTTAAAGCTGATACTATAAATTTAGGTCAAGTAATAGTTGCTTTAGTTTTACTTTCTAGTTCTTTTGGACCAACTGTAGCGTTAAGTAACCTATCAAATAACTTAATGCATACATTTGCTTGTGCACAAAGATTATTCGATATATTAGATGAAGTGCCTGCTGTTGAAGAAGTATCTGGAAATTGTGATTTAGAAATGAATAATACTAATATAAATGATTTAGAATTTAAGTATGCAGATAGAGATGAAGTATTACTTAAAGATGTCAATCTTAACATTAAAAAAGGGGATAAGGTTGCAATAATAGGAGAAAGTGGTTGCGGAAAGAGTACACTTTTAAAACTTATGATGAGATTCTGGGATGTAGAGAATGGAAGTATTGAAATAGACAATAAGAATATAAAAACTATTCCAACTAAAGCATTAAGAAAATCTCAATCATTAGTAAGTCAAGAAACATTCTTATTCAATGATACTATTATAAATAACTTAAAAATAGGTAAAAAAGATGCAACTATTGAAGAGGTAATAAGTGCTTGTAAAAAAGCCTCAGTACATGAGTTTATAGAAACTTTACCTAATGGATATGAAACTAATGTTGGAGAAATAGGTTCTAATCTTTCATCAGGTGAAAAGCAAAGATTAGGTATAGCAAGGGCATTTTTACATAATCCACAAGTTTTAATACTTGATGAGCCTACAAGTAATTTAGATACACTTAATGAGGCACAAATATTAAAAAGTATAAAAGAAGAATCAGATGATAAAACAATAATAATGGTATCACATAGAAAATCTAGCACATCAATATGCGATAAGAAGGTTTATGTAAAAAATAATACACTTAAATTTAACTAATATAAAAGGGCTATTTTAGCCCTTTTATATTAGAGATAATTAGGGAGAAAGAGTATGACTAGAATAGAAAAAGAGAAAAATATTATTAATCTTATGATAAATATATATTGCAATAAAAAGCATAGGCATAAAAACGGATACTTATGTAATGAATGTAGTGAACTTTTAGAATATGCTAATAAAAGGTTGGATTTTTGTAAATTTGGAGAAGAAAAGAAGTTTTGTAGTAAATGTCCTATACATTGTTATAAAAAGGATATGAGAGTTAAGATTAAAGAAGTCATGAAGTTTTCAGGTCCGAGGTTATTATTTCATGAGCCAATAGAAGTTATAAAACATATTTTTGAAAAATAATATAAATTAATGATACACTTAGAAAATTATCGTAAGTTTACATCCTTGATTATTTTTAAGTTTAGTTTAAGGTAGAGTTGTTATTATATCCTAAGAAAAAGAATACAAATAAAAATTCAAATTAAATAGATATAATTTTCGGAGGATAAATCATGAACAAAAAACTATTAACAATGTTATGTGCACTTTCCTTAACAGTAAGTGTAACAGGATGCTCAGCAAAAACTAATACAAAAACATCTACAAATACAAACAAAACTACAGTAACAAACCAAGCAATAGATTCAACAAAAAGCGAAGAATTAAAAGAAGTAGATACCTATATAGAACTTGGAGATAGCATAAGCATAAACGGAGAAGGTGCTAAGGTAGAAAATAATGTAGTAACAATAACTTCAGCAGGTACTTATAGCATAAGCGGAGAATTAAAGGACGGGCAGATAGTAGTAAGTGCAAGTGAAGAAGATAAAGTTCAAATACAATTAAACAATGCAAATATAACAAGCTCAAATAGTGCACCTATATATGTAAAAAGTGCTAAAAAAGTAGTAATAGGGCTAATTGAGGGAACTAAAAATACTATAACAGATGGAGAAAATTATGTATTTGAAGATGCTACAACAGATGAACCAAATGCGGCAATTTTTAGTAAAGATGACCTTACTATAATAGGAACAGGTTCATTAGTAGTAAATGCAAACTACAACAATGGTATCACTAGTAAAGATGACTTAAAAATAGAAGGCGGACAAATAACAGTAAATGCAGTATCAGATGGACTAAGAGGTAAAGACTCTATTACAATTTTAGATGGTAAAATAACTATAGATGCAAAGGAAGATGGTATGAAATCTAGTAATACTGAAGATGCAGAAAAAGGATATATACATATTCAAGGTGGGACTTTAAATATCACAGCAGGACAAGATGGAATACAAGCTGAAACTAATGCAGTAATATCTAATGGAGAAATAAATATAGTATCAAGTGAAGGAAGTAAAAATAGCAGTAGTAAAAATGAAAACTGGGGTAACTGGGGAGGTAAGCAACCACCAGGAACACAACTACCAGACAAGAATAATACAACCACTACAGAAGAAACAGATTCTATTAGTGCAAAAGGAATAAAAGCAACTTCAAATATTACAATATCTGGAGGTAATATAAATATAGATTCATCTGATAATTCTATTCATTCAAATGACACCATAGTAATTAAGGGAGGTAATATCAAAGCATCTTCTGGAGACGATGGTGTACATGCAGATTCTAAAATAGAAATAAATGGTGGAGATATAGATATTACAAAATCATATGAAGGTATAGAAAGTCAGTCTATAACAATAAATGATGGAAATATAAATGTAGTAGCAAGTGATGATGGAATAAATGCCGGTGGGGGAAATGATGCTT
Encoded here:
- a CDS encoding amino acid ABC transporter ATP-binding/permease protein — encoded protein: MNNERKRLSGSKIMLRLIKILKPLVPVMMITISFGVLGFLAAIAITTFGAVAMGDIIGLDMGYTFKNAVKVIIVCAVLRGILRYIEQYSGHYIAFKILAILRDKVYKALRKLAPAKLESKEKGNLISVITSDIELLEVFYAHTIAPIVIAIITSSIIALFLYNINPYFGIIGLVFYVIVGYIIPVLSSKLGSEAGLDYRNEFGQANSFLLDSLRGIKEILLFGQGDNRLNSINKNSDKLNEKMKVIKSHEGLIRALTDITIMIAILITLYVGVELFKADTINLGQVIVALVLLSSSFGPTVALSNLSNNLMHTFACAQRLFDILDEVPAVEEVSGNCDLEMNNTNINDLEFKYADRDEVLLKDVNLNIKKGDKVAIIGESGCGKSTLLKLMMRFWDVENGSIEIDNKNIKTIPTKALRKSQSLVSQETFLFNDTIINNLKIGKKDATIEEVISACKKASVHEFIETLPNGYETNVGEIGSNLSSGEKQRLGIARAFLHNPQVLILDEPTSNLDTLNEAQILKSIKEESDDKTIIMVSHRKSSTSICDKKVYVKNNTLKFN
- a CDS encoding nitrous oxide-stimulated promoter family protein, producing MTRIEKEKNIINLMINIYCNKKHRHKNGYLCNECSELLEYANKRLDFCKFGEEKKFCSKCPIHCYKKDMRVKIKEVMKFSGPRLLFHEPIEVIKHIFEK
- a CDS encoding carbohydrate-binding domain-containing protein, yielding MNKKLLTMLCALSLTVSVTGCSAKTNTKTSTNTNKTTVTNQAIDSTKSEELKEVDTYIELGDSISINGEGAKVENNVVTITSAGTYSISGELKDGQIVVSASEEDKVQIQLNNANITSSNSAPIYVKSAKKVVIGLIEGTKNTITDGENYVFEDATTDEPNAAIFSKDDLTIIGTGSLVVNANYNNGITSKDDLKIEGGQITVNAVSDGLRGKDSITILDGKITIDAKEDGMKSSNTEDAEKGYIHIQGGTLNITAGQDGIQAETNAVISNGEINIVSSEGSKNSSSKNENWGNWGGKQPPGTQLPDKNNTTTTEETDSISAKGIKATSNITISGGNINIDSSDNSIHSNDTIVIKGGNIKASSGDDGVHADSKIEINGGDIDITKSYEGIESQSITINDGNINVVASDDGINAGGGNDASSTGGRPGENNFDSSSKCEIVINGGYIVVDARGDGIDANGSITIKGGTTIVNGPENNGNGSLDYDGSCDISGGILIAAGSAGMAQSPSSTSSQNSVNVALSSQQANTIIHIEDEKGNEVITFAPSKQYQSVIVSSPELKTGSTYTVSYGGTSTGESKDGLYTGGKYSGGTKSTSFTVSESVTNLGSAGGSMGGPGGGHMGGGKGGIRPDRNGSMQQPPTQNSMENNIQTQ